Proteins from a single region of Puntigrus tetrazona isolate hp1 chromosome 2, ASM1883169v1, whole genome shotgun sequence:
- the phc3 gene encoding polyhomeotic-like protein 3 isoform X2: protein MGDADKQSQEEMEGEGCVTTSSSSAAPRSSTPTGTQANTIPLGNITSDRQAVQVIQQTLHRPQSMTAQYLQQMYAAQQQHILLQTAALQQQHQQNLTATQILTTAEQVAQTNGRQPASSPPSSNGNVTQLANVSQTSITMPTSPVTQPIGRIQVTSSNSTGGAISQQAMLLGNSSPTGSQAQMYLRTQMLILTPAATVAAVQPDLTVVSSVSSQSAASQVQSLALRTHPPGALTTPQNVQIKPSLQGQTLVCPLPKMSICPLKSTQLSQNLAETSRSESLLTDVIRPTSAQPLIAPSTFTPVQSHALVRHQLHCPSGQRVAPHQLFIQQSSSAHRQVQPIALRVTPQESCPPPLALQTRTTPTTATVQSQHTEFLSVPSSSNQPASQSAVVSTSTAPPAVLPDPPPLHLGPVLEPVTQYSPLSSPPPLTMALPRLVQPQRLSVRSVQTVAVQSDHMLVSEEELPGAEAVVQLPFQNLPPPQTVAVDLKMPPVTQTEAPSATPLLKESGSMDLVKDVERVYPQNRTPTPPPLSPPDEPQRRSDDVTAQSGNCTADLDQPSEPLSRSVIRSPEDPTYANSPPPPLLSSAVRSTSRLPPASLPGNPEGRPSQAIVRPHILTHLIEGFVIREGLEPFLVRRTSLEMNLQATLPEDRENGDSTRDDCLMDADHLENSTDSELDNPPAEDEQTVENLPDVLECEFCGKRGFARTFLRSKRFCSMTCVRRFNVSCKKRLNMFRSEKVGRWPHKPMGKRGRPPSRINGGSRQHFLRQLQDSHRNNDNQRASDTIWIDREEERDPPGPMTTRLRLQAEREKEQDREREQSRVESSSGSDCLLDSSPSQWSVEKVCSFISSLQGCRDIAAEFRSQEIDGQALLLLTEDHLMSAMNIKLGPALKICAQINALKEH from the exons ATGGGCGACGCAGATAAACAGAGTCAGGAAGAGATGGAGGGCGAGGGCTGTGTCACAACATCCTCCAGCAGCGCTGCACCCAGATCCAGCACTCCCACAGGCACCCAGGCCAACACCATTCCTCTGGGAAACATCACTTCAGACAGACAGGCGGTCCAG GTAATCCAGCAGACGTTACACAGACCGCAGAGCATGACAGCTCAGTACCTGCAACAGATGTATGCTGCCCAACAGCAACACATCCTGCTGCAAACAGCTGCACTACAACAGCAGCATCAACAAAACCTCACGGCTACGCAAATCCTGACAACTGCAGAGCAG GTTGCACAAACTAATGGCAGGCAGCCCGCCTCCTCGCCTCCATCATCCAATGGGAATGTAACTCAGCTGGCTAACGTGTCTCAAACATCA ATCACCATGCCAACCTCTCCTGTAACTCAGCCAATAGGTCGCATCCAGGTCACTAGCTCCAATAGCACAGGGGGAGCCATATCCCAGCAGGCCATGCTTCTAGGAAACAGTTCTCCCACAGGTAGCCAGGCCCAAATGTATCTGCGCACTCAGATG CTGATTCTTACTCCTGCTGCCACTGTAGCTGCTGTTCAACCTGATCTGACTGTCGTGAGTTCAGTGTCTTCTCAATCGGCAGCATCACAG GTTCAGAGTTTGGCTCTCCGCACACATCCTCCTGGAGCTCTTACGACTCCCCAGAACGTCCAGATCAAGCCTTCTCTTCAAGGTCAGACCCTGGTGTGCCCCCTGCCCAAGATGTCCATTTGCCCACTGAAGTCCACACAGTTGTCCCAAAACCTAGCAGAAACTTCTAGAAGTGAGTCACTGTTGACCGATGTTATTCGGCCAACATCAGCTCAACCGCTCATTGCTCCTT CAACCTTCACACCAGTCCAGTCTCATGCATTGGTCAGACACCAACTGCATTGCCCTTCCGGCCAGAGGGTGGCACCACACCAGCTCTTCATCCAGCAGAGCTCTAGTGCTCACAGACAGGTCCAGCCCATAGCTCTGCGTGTCACGCCGCAGGAGAGCTGTCCTCCACCCCTCGCCCTGCAGACCCGCACCACTCCCACTACAGCCACCGTCCAATCACAGCACACAGAGTTCCTCTCAGTGCCCTCCTCTTCAAATCAGCCGGCCAGTCAGTCAGCAGTGGTGTCTACGTCCACAGCTCCCCCTGCAGTACTCCCTGACCCTCCACCGCTTCACCTGGGCCCAGTGCTAGAGCCGGTCACTCAGTATTCACCTCTGTCCAGTCCCCCTCCTCTCACCATGGCTCTGCCCAGGCTGGTCCAGCCACAGAGACTGTCTGTCCGCTCAGTCCAGACCGTAGCTGTCCAGTCTGACCACATGCTGGTGTCTGAAGAGGAGCTCCCGGGCGCTGAAGCAGTGGTTCAGTTGCCTTTTCAGAATCTGCCTCCACCACAGACAGTGGCAGTGGACCTAAAAATGCCGCCTGTCACGCAAACAGAAGCTCCTTCG GCAACACCACTGTTGAAGGAGAGCGGAAGCATGGACTTGGTGAAGGATGTTGAACGTGTTTATCCTCAGAACAGAACGCCCACCCCCCCACCACTGTCCCCCCCAGACGAACCTCAGAGACGCTCCGATGATGTCACAGCACAATCAGGAAACTGTAcag CTGATCTGGACCAGCCGAGCGAACCATTGAGCAGATCTGTGATCCGGTCTCCAGAGGACCCCACATATGCCAACAGTCCCCCCCCTCCCCTCCTCTCCTCTGCGGTAAGAAGCACCAGCAGGCTTCCCCCAGCCAGCCTCCCAGGGAACCCTGAGGGTCGGCCCTCACAGGCCATCGTTAGACCTCACATCCTCACACACCTCATTGAGGGCTTCGTCATCCGAGAGGGCCTGGAGCCGTTCCTG GTGAGACGTACTTCTTTAGAGATGAACCTGCAGGCCACACTACCAGAAGATAGAGAGAACGGAGACTCAACCCGGGATGACTGCCTGATGGATGCAGACCATCTGGAGAACTCCACAGATTCTGAACTTGATAACCCACCTGCTGAGGATG aaCAGACAGTTGAAAACCTGCCTGACGTACTTGAATGTGAGTTCTGTGGGAAGAGAGGCTTCGCTCGTACCTTCCTCAGATCCAAGCGCTTCTGCTCCATGACATGCGTCAGAAG GTTCAATGTAAGCTGTAAAAAGCGCCTAAACATGTTCAGGTCAGAAAAAGTTGGCCGCTGGCCCCACAAGCCAATGGGCAAGAGGGGGAGACCACCTAGTCGCATAAATGGAGGGTCCAGGCAACATTTCCTCAGACAG TTGCAAGACTCCCATCGTAACAATGACAACCAGAGGGCCTCTGATACGATTTGGATAGAcagagaagaggagagagatCCACCAGGCCCGATGACGACAAGACTGCGCTTGCAGGCCGAACGAGAGAAGGAgcaagacagagaaagagaacagaGCAGAGTGGAGAGCAGCAGCGGCTCTGACTGTCTTCTCGACTCAAGTCCCTCACAGTGGAGCGTTGAGAAAGTGTGCTCCTTCATCAGCTCTTTACAag GGTGCCGCGATATTGCTGCAGAGTTCCGGTCACAGGAGATCGACGGACAGGCCTTGTTGCTGCTTACGGAGGACCATCTCATGAGCGCTATGAACATTAAACTGGGCCCTGCGCTCAAAATCTGTGCACAGATCAATGCTCTCAAAGAACATTAG
- the phc3 gene encoding polyhomeotic-like protein 3 isoform X1 yields the protein MGDADKQSQEEMEGEGCVTTSSSSAAPRSSTPTGTQANTIPLGNITSDRQAVQVIQQTLHRPQSMTAQYLQQMYAAQQQHILLQTAALQQQHQQNLTATQILTTAEQVAQTNGRQPASSPPSSNGNVTQLANVSQTSITMPTSPVTQPIGRIQVTSSNSTGGAISQQAMLLGNSSPTGSQAQMYLRTQMLILTPAATVAAVQPDLTVVSSVSSQSAASQVQSLALRTHPPGALTTPQNVQIKPSLQGQTLVCPLPKMSICPLKSTQLSQNLAETSRSESLLTDVIRPTSAQPLIAPSTFTPVQSHALVRHQLHCPSGQRVAPHQLFIQQSSSAHRQVQPIALRVTPQESCPPPLALQTRTTPTTATVQSQHTEFLSVPSSSNQPASQSAVVSTSTAPPAVLPDPPPLHLGPVLEPVTQYSPLSSPPPLTMALPRLVQPQRLSVRSVQTVAVQSDHMLVSEEELPGAEAVVQLPFQNLPPPQTVAVDLKMPPVTQTEAPSATPLLKESGSMDLVKDVERVYPQNRTPTPPPLSPPDEPQRRSDDVTAQSGNCTADLDQPSEPLSRSVIRSPEDPTYANSPPPPLLSSAVRSTSRLPPASLPGNPEGRPSQAIVRPHILTHLIEGFVIREGLEPFLVRRTSLEMNLQATLPEDRENGDSTRDDCLMDADHLENSTDSELDNPPAEDEQTVENLPDVLECEFCGKRGFARTFLRSKRFCSMTCVRRFNVSCKKRLNMFRSEKVGRWPHKPMGKRGRPPSRINGGSRQHFLRQQLQDSHRNNDNQRASDTIWIDREEERDPPGPMTTRLRLQAEREKEQDREREQSRVESSSGSDCLLDSSPSQWSVEKVCSFISSLQGCRDIAAEFRSQEIDGQALLLLTEDHLMSAMNIKLGPALKICAQINALKEH from the exons ATGGGCGACGCAGATAAACAGAGTCAGGAAGAGATGGAGGGCGAGGGCTGTGTCACAACATCCTCCAGCAGCGCTGCACCCAGATCCAGCACTCCCACAGGCACCCAGGCCAACACCATTCCTCTGGGAAACATCACTTCAGACAGACAGGCGGTCCAG GTAATCCAGCAGACGTTACACAGACCGCAGAGCATGACAGCTCAGTACCTGCAACAGATGTATGCTGCCCAACAGCAACACATCCTGCTGCAAACAGCTGCACTACAACAGCAGCATCAACAAAACCTCACGGCTACGCAAATCCTGACAACTGCAGAGCAG GTTGCACAAACTAATGGCAGGCAGCCCGCCTCCTCGCCTCCATCATCCAATGGGAATGTAACTCAGCTGGCTAACGTGTCTCAAACATCA ATCACCATGCCAACCTCTCCTGTAACTCAGCCAATAGGTCGCATCCAGGTCACTAGCTCCAATAGCACAGGGGGAGCCATATCCCAGCAGGCCATGCTTCTAGGAAACAGTTCTCCCACAGGTAGCCAGGCCCAAATGTATCTGCGCACTCAGATG CTGATTCTTACTCCTGCTGCCACTGTAGCTGCTGTTCAACCTGATCTGACTGTCGTGAGTTCAGTGTCTTCTCAATCGGCAGCATCACAG GTTCAGAGTTTGGCTCTCCGCACACATCCTCCTGGAGCTCTTACGACTCCCCAGAACGTCCAGATCAAGCCTTCTCTTCAAGGTCAGACCCTGGTGTGCCCCCTGCCCAAGATGTCCATTTGCCCACTGAAGTCCACACAGTTGTCCCAAAACCTAGCAGAAACTTCTAGAAGTGAGTCACTGTTGACCGATGTTATTCGGCCAACATCAGCTCAACCGCTCATTGCTCCTT CAACCTTCACACCAGTCCAGTCTCATGCATTGGTCAGACACCAACTGCATTGCCCTTCCGGCCAGAGGGTGGCACCACACCAGCTCTTCATCCAGCAGAGCTCTAGTGCTCACAGACAGGTCCAGCCCATAGCTCTGCGTGTCACGCCGCAGGAGAGCTGTCCTCCACCCCTCGCCCTGCAGACCCGCACCACTCCCACTACAGCCACCGTCCAATCACAGCACACAGAGTTCCTCTCAGTGCCCTCCTCTTCAAATCAGCCGGCCAGTCAGTCAGCAGTGGTGTCTACGTCCACAGCTCCCCCTGCAGTACTCCCTGACCCTCCACCGCTTCACCTGGGCCCAGTGCTAGAGCCGGTCACTCAGTATTCACCTCTGTCCAGTCCCCCTCCTCTCACCATGGCTCTGCCCAGGCTGGTCCAGCCACAGAGACTGTCTGTCCGCTCAGTCCAGACCGTAGCTGTCCAGTCTGACCACATGCTGGTGTCTGAAGAGGAGCTCCCGGGCGCTGAAGCAGTGGTTCAGTTGCCTTTTCAGAATCTGCCTCCACCACAGACAGTGGCAGTGGACCTAAAAATGCCGCCTGTCACGCAAACAGAAGCTCCTTCG GCAACACCACTGTTGAAGGAGAGCGGAAGCATGGACTTGGTGAAGGATGTTGAACGTGTTTATCCTCAGAACAGAACGCCCACCCCCCCACCACTGTCCCCCCCAGACGAACCTCAGAGACGCTCCGATGATGTCACAGCACAATCAGGAAACTGTAcag CTGATCTGGACCAGCCGAGCGAACCATTGAGCAGATCTGTGATCCGGTCTCCAGAGGACCCCACATATGCCAACAGTCCCCCCCCTCCCCTCCTCTCCTCTGCGGTAAGAAGCACCAGCAGGCTTCCCCCAGCCAGCCTCCCAGGGAACCCTGAGGGTCGGCCCTCACAGGCCATCGTTAGACCTCACATCCTCACACACCTCATTGAGGGCTTCGTCATCCGAGAGGGCCTGGAGCCGTTCCTG GTGAGACGTACTTCTTTAGAGATGAACCTGCAGGCCACACTACCAGAAGATAGAGAGAACGGAGACTCAACCCGGGATGACTGCCTGATGGATGCAGACCATCTGGAGAACTCCACAGATTCTGAACTTGATAACCCACCTGCTGAGGATG aaCAGACAGTTGAAAACCTGCCTGACGTACTTGAATGTGAGTTCTGTGGGAAGAGAGGCTTCGCTCGTACCTTCCTCAGATCCAAGCGCTTCTGCTCCATGACATGCGTCAGAAG GTTCAATGTAAGCTGTAAAAAGCGCCTAAACATGTTCAGGTCAGAAAAAGTTGGCCGCTGGCCCCACAAGCCAATGGGCAAGAGGGGGAGACCACCTAGTCGCATAAATGGAGGGTCCAGGCAACATTTCCTCAGACAG CAGTTGCAAGACTCCCATCGTAACAATGACAACCAGAGGGCCTCTGATACGATTTGGATAGAcagagaagaggagagagatCCACCAGGCCCGATGACGACAAGACTGCGCTTGCAGGCCGAACGAGAGAAGGAgcaagacagagaaagagaacagaGCAGAGTGGAGAGCAGCAGCGGCTCTGACTGTCTTCTCGACTCAAGTCCCTCACAGTGGAGCGTTGAGAAAGTGTGCTCCTTCATCAGCTCTTTACAag GGTGCCGCGATATTGCTGCAGAGTTCCGGTCACAGGAGATCGACGGACAGGCCTTGTTGCTGCTTACGGAGGACCATCTCATGAGCGCTATGAACATTAAACTGGGCCCTGCGCTCAAAATCTGTGCACAGATCAATGCTCTCAAAGAACATTAG
- the phc3 gene encoding polyhomeotic-like protein 3 isoform X5 → MGDADKQSQEEMEGEGCVTTSSSSAAPRSSTPTGTQANTIPLGNITSDRQAVQVIQQTLHRPQSMTAQYLQQMYAAQQQHILLQTAALQQQHQQNLTATQILTTAEQVAQTNGRQPASSPPSSNGNVTQLANVSQTSITMPTSPVTQPIGRIQVTSSNSTGGAISQQAMLLGNSSPTGSQAQMYLRTQMLILTPAATVAAVQPDLTVVSSVSSQSAASQVQSLALRTHPPGALTTPQNVQIKPSLQGQTLVCPLPKMSICPLKSTQLSQNLAETSRSESLLTDVIRPTSAQPLIAPSTFTPVQSHALVRHQLHCPSGQRVAPHQLFIQQSSSAHRQVQPIALRVTPQESCPPPLALQTRTTPTTATVQSQHTEFLSVPSSSNQPASQSAVVSTSTAPPAVLPDPPPLHLGPVLEPVTQYSPLSSPPPLTMALPRLVQPQRLSVRSVQTVAVQSDHMLVSEEELPGAEAVVQLPFQNLPPPQTVAVDLKMPPVTQTEAPSATPLLKESGSMDLVKDVERVYPQNRTPTPPPLSPPDEPQRRSDDVTAQSGNCTADLDQPSEPLSRSVIRSPEDPTYANSPPPPLLSSAVRRTSLEMNLQATLPEDRENGDSTRDDCLMDADHLENSTDSELDNPPAEDEQTVENLPDVLECEFCGKRGFARTFLRSKRFCSMTCVRRFNVSCKKRLNMFRSEKVGRWPHKPMGKRGRPPSRINGGSRQHFLRQQLQDSHRNNDNQRASDTIWIDREEERDPPGPMTTRLRLQAEREKEQDREREQSRVESSSGSDCLLDSSPSQWSVEKVCSFISSLQGCRDIAAEFRSQEIDGQALLLLTEDHLMSAMNIKLGPALKICAQINALKEH, encoded by the exons ATGGGCGACGCAGATAAACAGAGTCAGGAAGAGATGGAGGGCGAGGGCTGTGTCACAACATCCTCCAGCAGCGCTGCACCCAGATCCAGCACTCCCACAGGCACCCAGGCCAACACCATTCCTCTGGGAAACATCACTTCAGACAGACAGGCGGTCCAG GTAATCCAGCAGACGTTACACAGACCGCAGAGCATGACAGCTCAGTACCTGCAACAGATGTATGCTGCCCAACAGCAACACATCCTGCTGCAAACAGCTGCACTACAACAGCAGCATCAACAAAACCTCACGGCTACGCAAATCCTGACAACTGCAGAGCAG GTTGCACAAACTAATGGCAGGCAGCCCGCCTCCTCGCCTCCATCATCCAATGGGAATGTAACTCAGCTGGCTAACGTGTCTCAAACATCA ATCACCATGCCAACCTCTCCTGTAACTCAGCCAATAGGTCGCATCCAGGTCACTAGCTCCAATAGCACAGGGGGAGCCATATCCCAGCAGGCCATGCTTCTAGGAAACAGTTCTCCCACAGGTAGCCAGGCCCAAATGTATCTGCGCACTCAGATG CTGATTCTTACTCCTGCTGCCACTGTAGCTGCTGTTCAACCTGATCTGACTGTCGTGAGTTCAGTGTCTTCTCAATCGGCAGCATCACAG GTTCAGAGTTTGGCTCTCCGCACACATCCTCCTGGAGCTCTTACGACTCCCCAGAACGTCCAGATCAAGCCTTCTCTTCAAGGTCAGACCCTGGTGTGCCCCCTGCCCAAGATGTCCATTTGCCCACTGAAGTCCACACAGTTGTCCCAAAACCTAGCAGAAACTTCTAGAAGTGAGTCACTGTTGACCGATGTTATTCGGCCAACATCAGCTCAACCGCTCATTGCTCCTT CAACCTTCACACCAGTCCAGTCTCATGCATTGGTCAGACACCAACTGCATTGCCCTTCCGGCCAGAGGGTGGCACCACACCAGCTCTTCATCCAGCAGAGCTCTAGTGCTCACAGACAGGTCCAGCCCATAGCTCTGCGTGTCACGCCGCAGGAGAGCTGTCCTCCACCCCTCGCCCTGCAGACCCGCACCACTCCCACTACAGCCACCGTCCAATCACAGCACACAGAGTTCCTCTCAGTGCCCTCCTCTTCAAATCAGCCGGCCAGTCAGTCAGCAGTGGTGTCTACGTCCACAGCTCCCCCTGCAGTACTCCCTGACCCTCCACCGCTTCACCTGGGCCCAGTGCTAGAGCCGGTCACTCAGTATTCACCTCTGTCCAGTCCCCCTCCTCTCACCATGGCTCTGCCCAGGCTGGTCCAGCCACAGAGACTGTCTGTCCGCTCAGTCCAGACCGTAGCTGTCCAGTCTGACCACATGCTGGTGTCTGAAGAGGAGCTCCCGGGCGCTGAAGCAGTGGTTCAGTTGCCTTTTCAGAATCTGCCTCCACCACAGACAGTGGCAGTGGACCTAAAAATGCCGCCTGTCACGCAAACAGAAGCTCCTTCG GCAACACCACTGTTGAAGGAGAGCGGAAGCATGGACTTGGTGAAGGATGTTGAACGTGTTTATCCTCAGAACAGAACGCCCACCCCCCCACCACTGTCCCCCCCAGACGAACCTCAGAGACGCTCCGATGATGTCACAGCACAATCAGGAAACTGTAcag CTGATCTGGACCAGCCGAGCGAACCATTGAGCAGATCTGTGATCCGGTCTCCAGAGGACCCCACATATGCCAACAGTCCCCCCCCTCCCCTCCTCTCCTCTGCG GTGAGACGTACTTCTTTAGAGATGAACCTGCAGGCCACACTACCAGAAGATAGAGAGAACGGAGACTCAACCCGGGATGACTGCCTGATGGATGCAGACCATCTGGAGAACTCCACAGATTCTGAACTTGATAACCCACCTGCTGAGGATG aaCAGACAGTTGAAAACCTGCCTGACGTACTTGAATGTGAGTTCTGTGGGAAGAGAGGCTTCGCTCGTACCTTCCTCAGATCCAAGCGCTTCTGCTCCATGACATGCGTCAGAAG GTTCAATGTAAGCTGTAAAAAGCGCCTAAACATGTTCAGGTCAGAAAAAGTTGGCCGCTGGCCCCACAAGCCAATGGGCAAGAGGGGGAGACCACCTAGTCGCATAAATGGAGGGTCCAGGCAACATTTCCTCAGACAG CAGTTGCAAGACTCCCATCGTAACAATGACAACCAGAGGGCCTCTGATACGATTTGGATAGAcagagaagaggagagagatCCACCAGGCCCGATGACGACAAGACTGCGCTTGCAGGCCGAACGAGAGAAGGAgcaagacagagaaagagaacagaGCAGAGTGGAGAGCAGCAGCGGCTCTGACTGTCTTCTCGACTCAAGTCCCTCACAGTGGAGCGTTGAGAAAGTGTGCTCCTTCATCAGCTCTTTACAag GGTGCCGCGATATTGCTGCAGAGTTCCGGTCACAGGAGATCGACGGACAGGCCTTGTTGCTGCTTACGGAGGACCATCTCATGAGCGCTATGAACATTAAACTGGGCCCTGCGCTCAAAATCTGTGCACAGATCAATGCTCTCAAAGAACATTAG
- the phc3 gene encoding polyhomeotic-like protein 3 isoform X4: MGDADKQSQEEMEGEGCVTTSSSSAAPRSSTPTGTQANTIPLGNITSDRQAVQVIQQTLHRPQSMTAQYLQQMYAAQQQHILLQTAALQQQHQQNLTATQILTTAEQVAQTNGRQPASSPPSSNGNVTQLANVSQTSITMPTSPVTQPIGRIQVTSSNSTGGAISQQAMLLGNSSPTGSQAQMYLRTQMLILTPAATVAAVQPDLTVVSSVSSQSAASQVQSLALRTHPPGALTTPQNVQIKPSLQGQTLVCPLPKMSICPLKSTQLSQNLAETSRTTFTPVQSHALVRHQLHCPSGQRVAPHQLFIQQSSSAHRQVQPIALRVTPQESCPPPLALQTRTTPTTATVQSQHTEFLSVPSSSNQPASQSAVVSTSTAPPAVLPDPPPLHLGPVLEPVTQYSPLSSPPPLTMALPRLVQPQRLSVRSVQTVAVQSDHMLVSEEELPGAEAVVQLPFQNLPPPQTVAVDLKMPPVTQTEAPSATPLLKESGSMDLVKDVERVYPQNRTPTPPPLSPPDEPQRRSDDVTAQSGNCTADLDQPSEPLSRSVIRSPEDPTYANSPPPPLLSSAVRSTSRLPPASLPGNPEGRPSQAIVRPHILTHLIEGFVIREGLEPFLVRRTSLEMNLQATLPEDRENGDSTRDDCLMDADHLENSTDSELDNPPAEDEQTVENLPDVLECEFCGKRGFARTFLRSKRFCSMTCVRRFNVSCKKRLNMFRSEKVGRWPHKPMGKRGRPPSRINGGSRQHFLRQQLQDSHRNNDNQRASDTIWIDREEERDPPGPMTTRLRLQAEREKEQDREREQSRVESSSGSDCLLDSSPSQWSVEKVCSFISSLQGCRDIAAEFRSQEIDGQALLLLTEDHLMSAMNIKLGPALKICAQINALKEH; the protein is encoded by the exons ATGGGCGACGCAGATAAACAGAGTCAGGAAGAGATGGAGGGCGAGGGCTGTGTCACAACATCCTCCAGCAGCGCTGCACCCAGATCCAGCACTCCCACAGGCACCCAGGCCAACACCATTCCTCTGGGAAACATCACTTCAGACAGACAGGCGGTCCAG GTAATCCAGCAGACGTTACACAGACCGCAGAGCATGACAGCTCAGTACCTGCAACAGATGTATGCTGCCCAACAGCAACACATCCTGCTGCAAACAGCTGCACTACAACAGCAGCATCAACAAAACCTCACGGCTACGCAAATCCTGACAACTGCAGAGCAG GTTGCACAAACTAATGGCAGGCAGCCCGCCTCCTCGCCTCCATCATCCAATGGGAATGTAACTCAGCTGGCTAACGTGTCTCAAACATCA ATCACCATGCCAACCTCTCCTGTAACTCAGCCAATAGGTCGCATCCAGGTCACTAGCTCCAATAGCACAGGGGGAGCCATATCCCAGCAGGCCATGCTTCTAGGAAACAGTTCTCCCACAGGTAGCCAGGCCCAAATGTATCTGCGCACTCAGATG CTGATTCTTACTCCTGCTGCCACTGTAGCTGCTGTTCAACCTGATCTGACTGTCGTGAGTTCAGTGTCTTCTCAATCGGCAGCATCACAG GTTCAGAGTTTGGCTCTCCGCACACATCCTCCTGGAGCTCTTACGACTCCCCAGAACGTCCAGATCAAGCCTTCTCTTCAAGGTCAGACCCTGGTGTGCCCCCTGCCCAAGATGTCCATTTGCCCACTGAAGTCCACACAGTTGTCCCAAAACCTAGCAGAAACTTCTAGAA CAACCTTCACACCAGTCCAGTCTCATGCATTGGTCAGACACCAACTGCATTGCCCTTCCGGCCAGAGGGTGGCACCACACCAGCTCTTCATCCAGCAGAGCTCTAGTGCTCACAGACAGGTCCAGCCCATAGCTCTGCGTGTCACGCCGCAGGAGAGCTGTCCTCCACCCCTCGCCCTGCAGACCCGCACCACTCCCACTACAGCCACCGTCCAATCACAGCACACAGAGTTCCTCTCAGTGCCCTCCTCTTCAAATCAGCCGGCCAGTCAGTCAGCAGTGGTGTCTACGTCCACAGCTCCCCCTGCAGTACTCCCTGACCCTCCACCGCTTCACCTGGGCCCAGTGCTAGAGCCGGTCACTCAGTATTCACCTCTGTCCAGTCCCCCTCCTCTCACCATGGCTCTGCCCAGGCTGGTCCAGCCACAGAGACTGTCTGTCCGCTCAGTCCAGACCGTAGCTGTCCAGTCTGACCACATGCTGGTGTCTGAAGAGGAGCTCCCGGGCGCTGAAGCAGTGGTTCAGTTGCCTTTTCAGAATCTGCCTCCACCACAGACAGTGGCAGTGGACCTAAAAATGCCGCCTGTCACGCAAACAGAAGCTCCTTCG GCAACACCACTGTTGAAGGAGAGCGGAAGCATGGACTTGGTGAAGGATGTTGAACGTGTTTATCCTCAGAACAGAACGCCCACCCCCCCACCACTGTCCCCCCCAGACGAACCTCAGAGACGCTCCGATGATGTCACAGCACAATCAGGAAACTGTAcag CTGATCTGGACCAGCCGAGCGAACCATTGAGCAGATCTGTGATCCGGTCTCCAGAGGACCCCACATATGCCAACAGTCCCCCCCCTCCCCTCCTCTCCTCTGCGGTAAGAAGCACCAGCAGGCTTCCCCCAGCCAGCCTCCCAGGGAACCCTGAGGGTCGGCCCTCACAGGCCATCGTTAGACCTCACATCCTCACACACCTCATTGAGGGCTTCGTCATCCGAGAGGGCCTGGAGCCGTTCCTG GTGAGACGTACTTCTTTAGAGATGAACCTGCAGGCCACACTACCAGAAGATAGAGAGAACGGAGACTCAACCCGGGATGACTGCCTGATGGATGCAGACCATCTGGAGAACTCCACAGATTCTGAACTTGATAACCCACCTGCTGAGGATG aaCAGACAGTTGAAAACCTGCCTGACGTACTTGAATGTGAGTTCTGTGGGAAGAGAGGCTTCGCTCGTACCTTCCTCAGATCCAAGCGCTTCTGCTCCATGACATGCGTCAGAAG GTTCAATGTAAGCTGTAAAAAGCGCCTAAACATGTTCAGGTCAGAAAAAGTTGGCCGCTGGCCCCACAAGCCAATGGGCAAGAGGGGGAGACCACCTAGTCGCATAAATGGAGGGTCCAGGCAACATTTCCTCAGACAG CAGTTGCAAGACTCCCATCGTAACAATGACAACCAGAGGGCCTCTGATACGATTTGGATAGAcagagaagaggagagagatCCACCAGGCCCGATGACGACAAGACTGCGCTTGCAGGCCGAACGAGAGAAGGAgcaagacagagaaagagaacagaGCAGAGTGGAGAGCAGCAGCGGCTCTGACTGTCTTCTCGACTCAAGTCCCTCACAGTGGAGCGTTGAGAAAGTGTGCTCCTTCATCAGCTCTTTACAag GGTGCCGCGATATTGCTGCAGAGTTCCGGTCACAGGAGATCGACGGACAGGCCTTGTTGCTGCTTACGGAGGACCATCTCATGAGCGCTATGAACATTAAACTGGGCCCTGCGCTCAAAATCTGTGCACAGATCAATGCTCTCAAAGAACATTAG